The nucleotide window tggggttgcttttcggtcaagggagtgggctctctcacaatcttgcctaaaaacacagccatgaataaagaatggtaccagaacgtcgtccgagagcaacttctcccaaccatccaagggcagtttggtgatgaagaatgccttttccagcatgatggagcaccttgccataaagcaaaagtcataacaaaatggctgggggaacaaaacattaagattttgggcccttggccaggaaactccccagatcttaatcccattgagaacttgtggtcaatcctcaagaggcgggtggacaatcaaaaacccacacattctgacaaactccaagcattgattatgcaagaatggactgccatcagtcaggatttggtccagaagttgattgacagcatgccagggagaattgcagaggtcttgaaaaagaagggtcaacactgcaaatattgacttattgcatgaattctgtgtaattctcaataaaagcttttgatacttatgaaatgcttctaattgtatttcattataccatagaaacatctgacaaaaacacctaaaaaccctgaagcagcagactttgtgaaaatgtaatatttgtgtcattctcaaaacttttggccatgactgtacatcacTGAGTTCATTACCATCATATATCCCTATTGTTAAACAATTCAAATACCTTGGAGTTGAAATATATCCCACACTAAATACAATTATCTCCAAAAACTTTTTGggtatatataaaaatgttgaatctgACCTTGGCAGGTGGACTCACCTTCCTAAATCTTTACAGGCCAGGGTATCAGTTGTAAAAATGGATATCCTCCCTCGAATTAACTTCTTCTCATCTATGCTACCTCTTCCTCCCCCAACAAATTACTGGAATaaaattaattcattaatttcaAAATTCATATGGGCCGGTAAACGTCCACGGGTCAAGATGTCCACAATGCAAAGGGACAAATCTAAAGGTGGTTTCTCAGTACTGAACTTTAAGTTTTACTTTTGGTCTTTTGTTTTGAGACCTCTCTCTACCTGGCTCAATTCCGAGGCAGTAGTATCTTGGAAGCCTATTGAGGTAAACCTTGCTTCCCCACATAGATTAGAGGATCTAGTGTACTAGAACGTTCCTCTTAGACAATCTAAACTACACCTTGGCCCGATTATATCTTTTTTATTGTCGACTTGGCGGAATGTAGAAAAAGGGTCCAAAACTATCCTTAAATGGCATCTTAACAGCCCAATTTTTAATAACTACTCGTTACTCACTGGGAGGACTCCTTTCTCATCACAATCATGGTCTTCTAAAGGTGTACACAAACTGGCAGATATATTTAATCAGAAAGGACTGAGATTATTTAATGATATCCGTATGTATTATGACTTACCTGGGTCatcattttttctttatcttcagTTAAGATCATCACTTAAAGCGTATGGTGTTCCATGGAATGAACCACTAAAAACACATCACCTGCACTCTGTTCTGAGTATACAGGGTCAAACTAAGGGGTTAGTATGGCGTTATAACAGTGACAAAACTATCGCGCGAGCAGATGAGATTCTCGCACGAGGAGAAGTGTAACCCGAGCGCAAATCAAAGAGACCCATGCAGAAAAATTGTCCTTGTGAGCGCAAACACATCACTCACGTGCAACATTTCTCTACTCGAGAGCAAATTTTCAGCCTGTGAGAGGAAAACTACCTTCAGAGCACGTGCAGAACTGAACTGAGCGCTCACAGATTTAATCTGCGCGCGCGGGTGTTTCCCCTGCGCGCTGTGTCTCTCCTGCTCGCAGGTCACAGAGCTGCTCGCGCTCAAGTATATTTTAGTTTTGTCAGTCGGGGGGCGGGCACAGTGGGCGGGCACAGTCACAATGGTGTCTGGGTGTGATTGGCTGAGTCcctgtgttttctgattggGCCTTTTTTTTCACCTTGTTATTTATTGTTCGTCTCATGCCACATGGACATGGACACAAGACTGATAGGAAGAATTTAATGAAGAAATGACATGTTGATACACACTCTTgtacagtaggtggcggtatgcaCCTGAAAGCTGTTTGCAACCCGCcattaaacacaaagaagaagaagaatacatgGACTTGAGTAGCTGCTATTAACGAGCTCCTTGGCTAATCTTCCAAGATCGACAGCCTCAAATGTAATTCTCTACAGTGGAGACACTTTCCTCTTTAGTTCTCCCAGAGCTCTGGACGTAATTTTTGTTTACGCCGTCATGTATGCAGGAGTAGCAACAGCTACAATGAATGGCGCCAGCTTCAGCTCAAGCCTTCGGAATTTACTGCGCATTTCAATCGCATTGATACTGAACGATACCACACAAAACTCAATAGGTTAAACATAACCGACCCGTATAATGCACCCGGTGTGCTTTTTACATCTATCGAGTCAGCCATGAGGAAGGACAAGGTTCCAGATCTACAGTATCCGGACATATACAACTAACGTTCCGTCGTCCTACTCGGGGGAATCTTTAAAAGTCTGGAGGGGTAAAAATGAACGACATCTGGATTCGTGATGAACCTTCAGCATTGGTGTCTACCTGCTAAAGATAGCGTCATCATCACTGGCAGGGTAAGTGTTCCTTCATGTAACTCTAGATAACATTAGCATGTAGCAACAGGCAGGGTAACGTAACCTAATGCCAGCTTACTAACCCTTCTTCGATATGCATTCGGTTTTTGAATTTACAGGTGAAAGATTGCATGACTGTCAATTGAAGCCATGTGTGGTTGTCAGGAATGATGGAGTTGTGTTAGGAGCCCACTACAACTGCACTGCTAGACTTTGGGAGAGCTGCTCCCATGTATCAGCTGTGTTGTTTAGAGTATGGCATCATAACAAtggaagagagaaagatagcTGTCACATCTAAAAAGTGCAAATGGTCTACACCAAGTCAGCAGTCTTTGAAAAAGGTGGAATTTCAGCAAGGAAAGGACATCATTTTTAACAACACACAAAGATGCGAGAAAGAGAGATCTTCAAAAGGTCACTCGTCCATTCCCCCAGCTTTCCCACCACTGACCCCTGATGAGCAAGCCCAGCTCTATAGCAACCTCTCTAAAAGCTGTACACAGGAGAGACAGACTATAAAGCCAGCGGTTCTCTCTGTTATCAGAGAGTATGCCTCATCCTATGTGCCAAAGGCTGTCATGCCAGATCTACCAGAACCCCTCACAAATCTTTACGACAAACAGGCAAGAGATCCCAGCCTAGCAGAGTTACAAGGCAAAGCAGAAGAGCTGTTGAACGTGTATGTGTGACCAAAGAGCAGGTACATTATTTAGGATTATTGTTTGAATTAAGCTGAAAACTGATATTTGTCAAATACAACAggaaacatgttcttaaatataCATGTTGTCAGTGTAAAAATCATGTGCATTTGCTGACTTAAATGCTGCTGATGATGTTTATTGTGTGTACAATTTTCAAAGTGATATTGTGGAGGAGGAGACTCAAGCACAGTTGAAGTCCAAAATCTGGTTTGAGTAAAGAAGTGGTAAGATAACAGCATCTTCCTTCAGAGCAGCCACAAAGACAGACATCAAAAAGCCCTCAGTTTCCCTGATAAGGAAAATATGCTACCAAAAAGTCTCATAGCTTCAACCCTGAGGCTACCAGGTTGGATATAATGTAATGTGTTCCTGCTTGGCATTAGCACTGTGTAAAATATATCTAACATACTTTTATTGTTTTCCAGATGGGGCTGGAAGCATGAGGAGCTGTCAAGGAAATATTATGAAATGCAGCATCGTCTTTCACACTCAAATATCCTGGTGGAAACAGCTGGATTTAGGATTTCACCTGTACCCCCATTTATTGGGGCATCACCTGATGGGTATGtgtcctgcagctgctgtggtTCCGATGTCCTAGAAATAAAGTGCGCATTCTGTGCCAAGGACCTCACTTTAAATGAGGCAGCTCACTGTGTTGCAAATTTTTGCCTTGCAAAATAGGAGCAAGAAAACATTACACTGAAGAAGGACCATGCGTACTATTACCAAGTGCAAATGTAGCTATTTGTTAGTGACAAACCATATTGTGACTTTATCCTCTGGACTGAAAAGGAAAGCACTTCACCTTTTGTGGAACCCGTGACACCAGATGTGGCCTTTTTTGAGAAGGAAATGGAATTTGCTATAAGACTTTTTCAAGAAATGTAGAATTCCAGAGCTGCTTGCAAAGTATTTTTGTGCCCCAAAACCAGCACTCACTAGTAATAGTCAACAGTGGTGCTACTGTCGTGAGTCTGAAGTTGGGAACATGTCTGTGCATCAGGTTTTTGTGAAGTACAAAAGTTTCACCAAACCTGTCTTCTTGTGAAGGGAATTCCAAAACACTAGATATGTCCCTCCTGCAGAAAAGTCATTCATGcacaaaaaactgcatttctaGTCAGTAGTGATGGCCTTATATTAAACTTATAGTTGGTGGTTATAAACTGGTAACACATCAGTTTCTCATAAAGAAATCACATAAgtgaaagaaacagagacaaacaggttTGTTAATGGTTGTCTATGATTTATTTACAGTTATTTCAAAATacccacacttcttttttaaatgtatattgaTGTGTACAGTGGCCACCACTTACCTACTCTGGTTTAATGTCACACATTAAAAGCTTGGAATAAGTGGGCGAATCAATGGCAAAATTATCGGCAAGAAAGTCAAAAGACAAGTTAATTCTGAGCTTAATTAACGTAAGCATATACTGCTGAAATGATGTCAGGtctgacttaaggctgatttatacttctgcgtcgcccctacgcagcaggggctgacgcggacatgagccccacatacttgtgcgtcgatgtgtctgtgtcgcgcagcaattctcctccgaaacgcttgagggcagtgtggtctctctaatagccggtcgcctgcttccggtcccgctacgatctctgtttacttttccacatcgattcagagcgtgttatgttaatctacagctgatacatgttgctgtttatcatacagacatgattaaatgaagaatagagaggaggagatgaaatacacggccgatgtgtggccgatatccgggatcccggaagtgctgtgaatgcgggaaagacaaagccgtcgagcggaccaatcacagagcttgcggtccgcgtcggctctacgcgtagttacattttggaggaggtgcacgtcagctacgtgcgtaggcctctgcgtaggtacgggagctacgcggacctacggcgtaggctacgccgtcgattcgacgcagaagtataaatcagcctttatgttTCAGAAAAGGAgctacaaaattaaaaagtgttATCAGGACTGAAAAGGTTGGTAAACCAGTAagaatgttaacattttaaGCATTGTTTTTGAGACTCATTTCATTTAGTCCAAttctattcatttttttcttttaacaacataTATAGCAGTGCATTGAGGCTCATTGAGGGCCGATTTTTCTGGAGATTCTCCTGCAAGACTCTCCACTCCAGCAGGAGTAGTACTGCTTTCCTCAGGACAGTCTATGAGAGGGCTATTTGCTGCTGCCCATGATTTCCTTGCCTGCTCAATTCTTTGGAGTTTGCTCTTCTGCCTTCTGTTGAACACATCCAGCtgccttctccttcttctcttctcttctctgggGATGGCACATGTTTAAAGATTGATGGCACGTAGTCCGGTTGCATAGGGTTATCATCCTTTTTTCCTAAACAAAAGCACATTTATTTAAGTTACAGGTTTAATGAATGCATTAAATCAGACTCCTATCAACAAAATCTTTAATCGATCACATAATATTCCCTTTCTCCCTATAAATGCAGTAACTTACAGCATTCTAGCATGTGAGCAATCATTTTATTTCCCttatgttttttctgttttctcgtAGTTGAGTGAGCAACACGTATTTAGCTTCCGTGTTTTAGCTTGTTAGCCCTGCAAAATCAGTCATAACACATGGGATCAACTCGCCTGTTACAACCATAAAACTGCCAGAAACTATAATTACAGGCAGGGAAATATACGATATTATAGCTTAATAATCGTTATATTCCGTACCTGATATGAAGTGTTCACTACACAGACAGAATCCGTTGTTCGAGGGCTCCCAGCGCTCACTTTTCTTCTGCTCGCTTCTAGCCCGTTTTATGGCTGTAATCCACTTGTGTCGTCTATCGGGATCTTTGGGAATGCGGTAAAATGCTCTCCCCTTCCCTTCTCCTCGTTTCTTCTGACATCCTGGCGCACAACAGCTCTCTACCATAGTTTGCAGACACGGAGACACTATCCCACTGCTGGCATTTCTTCTACTCGCGCTTTTTCCTGCCAATATGGCATTGTTTTGATTTCGCGTGTTGAATGTTGGGACATGTGACGTCATCTCCCTGCGCTCCTAGATCcccgaccaatcaaaatcaagaaggggcgagGTTCTGATGacagctttgtcaacaacaatggtggacGGCGGTCAGAAGAGAAAAGTTTTAACACGTGTTTTGAAGGTACAATTAACGAGTttggagctgctgctaatgatcTGGCATGAATTACATCAAACGATTTACAGTTTATTGTTGAAATACTGTTGAATGAGAGCAAATATTAAGAACACAGATAATTTTAAAGCCTACAATCACCACTTAGGAAAGCGTTAGTGCTGCCGGACGACCTAGCAACAGGAAACGCTGTTTCAGCATCAGACGGTGAAATGGCTGTTTCTAATGCTCAGGTAAGATGTACTTTGCTTACATAACATATTGTGTTTTGAGTTATTGACATGAATTATGAGGACGGCCCTGATTACAGTAAGCCTCTTGTACTTGACTGAGCAGTGTGTAAAAGTGGGAGTATAGCTTTTCCAGGCGTCAGATTCTAGGATTTTTGCAAAATCTGTTAAAGTTGTCAgtatatgtttgtgtgcattttctttaaatgtctttcaTTGTCCCTCACAGAATATTCTGAAACGTCTGATCCTGGAGAGACTTTTGAACAAATTTGAGCTTGCACTCTTGCAAACACCGCTCAACCTGGATTTCTTGGAGTTTGTGTGCCGACAGGAGCTTTATCTCTTACAAGCCCTGTCAAGACATGTTGATATTCTCACAGAAATCGTTGAAGCACTTAAGGAGGTCTTCAGACTCATCAGAATAACTTATTCAGACGCTCCTGAGACAGCTGTGGTATTAATTACGGGTTTGCCAGGACGTCCGAGGCTTGATATTGAAAGACAGCATTTGGTTGAAATGCTACAGACCAACCTTTCTGTGCCCTGCATCGCCAAACTTCTTGGTGTCTCAGCCCGCACCGTATTTCGAAGGACAAGAGACTTTGGCTTATCGGTTTCTGAACTCTACACTACCATTAATGATGAGGAGCTGGATAACCTGGTGTTATCCATCAAGAATGAAATGCCCACTGCTGGTTACAGGATGGTGATGGGAAGGATGCTGTCCTTGGGTTTCCGCGTGCAGTGGAAAAGAATGGCTGCCTCAATGCATCGAGTGGATGCAATCGGCATCCTCTCCAGACTGGCCAATGTAGGCTGTGTTGTGAGGCGAACATATTCTGTTCGAGGGCCTCTCTCACTAGTGCATGTGGACACAAACCACAAACTGATAAGgtagtaatatatatatatatacataatacatatatattcatatatacgTATATATTCATTTTAAGAGATCAAAAATATCCCCTTAATCTTCCAGTCCAAATGTCAAAGTACCTCATTGTCATATTTCCATTACagtttgttcttgtgttttacAGATACAACATTGTCATCTTTGGGGGAATAGATGGTTATTCAAGGAAGGTAAAGCATGTTTcacttgcaaacacacacacaaacgcaaaCAAAGTCAGGCTATCCAAATgtaattttgaaaaatgtaatgtaaaaatgATAGCATGATATAACAATAAGCTCTTGTCTTcgctttgtgtgtctgtctatctcccactgtgtctgtctttcgaactcaaacacacaaaattaTGCTATGTTCTTATACTGTATTCCAACAGCATGCAACGCAAGTGAGTGTCAGCAAcaaaatgagctaaattacattttttcccaTTGACACCATTAATTGctagatttaaaggtgacatatcatgcaaaattgactttttaatgtttttttacctgaaatatgtgtccctggcatgtctacaaaccccccgagaatgaaaaaaatccattctgtccctgttttgatttctacacctttctgtaaatgtgtgtgaaacgagccgtttcagacttccgtgtttttgttacgtaacagcaatatctggtctgtcacggagtcagagctcggagcttgttcagcccatagactgtataaaataatactgaatccctcccccgtttttcattacctgcacaaatgtgtgctaacaaggagcttaggagggaggcatgctagttgtaggctgtcttaataaacacaaaggtc belongs to Notolabrus celidotus isolate fNotCel1 chromosome 13, fNotCel1.pri, whole genome shotgun sequence and includes:
- the LOC117823781 gene encoding uncharacterized protein LOC117823781; its protein translation is MAVSNAQNILKRLILERLLNKFELALLQTPLNLDFLEFVCRQELYLLQALSRHVDILTEIVEALKEVFRLIRITYSDAPETAVVLITGLPGRPRLDIERQHLVEMLQTNLSVPCIAKLLGVSARTVFRRTRDFGLSVSELYTTINDEELDNLVLSIKNEMPTAGYRMVMGRMLSLGFRVQWKRMAASMHRVDAIGILSRLANVGCVVRRTYSVRGPLSLVHVDTNHKLIRYNIVIFGGIDGYSRKVMYLNAATNNRSSTAFHFFLEATQNHGIPSRVRADQGVENVQIARFMFSVRGTDRGSFISGKSVNNQRIEPLWRDVRVLVTSKYYSLLHSLEDNGLLDISSTEDLFCVHYTVLPRLQTDMGTFVVGWNHHPLSTEGNRSPEQMWQIGLMHTNVDQPESPEVLIKSFNCTLSTFFDSQNDQNYS